A single window of Ischnura elegans chromosome 8, ioIscEleg1.1, whole genome shotgun sequence DNA harbors:
- the LOC124164169 gene encoding pancreatic lipase-related protein 2-like: protein MDYLKKFLLLAIFCFHLQPSLCRFEEIDLTPRIQNMTYDDIMDRVNSMNDDDIEAYAMEHTATFLNGQVNCLGLPKKFFKLFRWMFKPHSKEEVNVKFYLKTRKVRKWMEIPTSPGISMKGLDFNPDRYRTIFIVHGFLSSALSSGWVDDMAEALLDWSDVNVIAVEWTSSWQYWRAVANTKVVGAELTKLGMYLMGVKGADPMSFHLIGHSLGAHIVSYMATCIGGVARITGLDPASPCFGSDDPESKLDSSDASFVDVIHTNGRLFKKLGLGQPDPVGHVDFYPNGGMIQPGCKDKKSILNILKLDKFQRSICSHGRSHQFFIEAIRNNCTFWGHRWKQNEKGYANVDYSSCTLEDCTEMGMLSEEFPARGVFYVTTKERIPFCRPLNMIDQRMARLLGARQRMNFEAGLIT, encoded by the exons ATGGATTACTTGAAGAAGTTTCTCCTGCTGGCGATTTTTTGCTTTCATCTTCAGCCTTCGCTATGCCGGTTTGAAG aaattgatCTCACTCCAAGAATCCAAAACATGACTTATGATGATATAATGGATCGAGTGAATTCAATGAATGATGATGATATCGAGGCATATGCGATGGAACATACGGCTACTTTTTTGAATGGTCAAGTCAATTGCCTTGGCCTTCCgaagaaatttttcaaacttttccgtTGGATGTTTAAACCGCACTCCAAAGAAGAAGTTAATGTGAAATTTTACTTGAAGACAAG GAAGGTGCGAAAATGGATGGAAATACCCACGAGTCCTGGTATATCAATGAAAGGACTTGACTTTAATCCTGATCGCTACCGGACAATTTTCATTGTTCATGGCTTTCTTAGCAGCGCTTTAAGTTCAGGCTGGGTAGATGACATGGCTGAGGCTCTTTTAGACTGG AGTGATGTAAATGTGATAGCGGTAGAGTGGACATCAAGTTGGCAATACTGGCGAGCTGTGGCAAACACAAAAGTGGTTGGTGCTGAATTAACCAA actTGGAATGTATCTGATGGGAGTCAAGGGGGCTGATCCCATGTCATTTCATTTGATTGGACATAGCCTGGGCGCTCATATTGTTTCCTACATGGCCACCTGCATTGGTGGGGTGGCAAGGATTACAG GCTTGGATCCAGCTAGTCCATGCTTTGGCTCTGACGACCCTGAGAGCAAATTGGATTCATCAGATGCTTCATTTGTTGATGTGATTCATACTAATGGCCGATTATTCAAGAAACTGGGACTGGGGCAACCAGATCCTGTTG GTCATGTTGACTTTTATCCCAATGGTGGAATGATTCAACCTGGCTGCAAAGACAAAAAGTCTATATTGAACATATTGAAGCTTGACA AATTTCAGCGATCAATTTGTAGTCACGGACGTTCACACCAATTCTTCATTGAAGCTATTAGAAACAACTGCACATTTTGGGGTCATCGCTGGAAACAGAATGAAAAAGG GTATGCTAACGTGGACTACTCATCATGTACCTTGGAAGACTGCACAGAGATGGGAATGCTTTCTGAAGAATTTCCTGCTAGAGGTGTCTTTTATGTGACGACCAAGGAAAGGATACCATTCTGCA GGCCATTAAACATGATTGACCAAAGAATGGCAAGACTTCTGGGAGCAAGGCAAAGGATGAACTTTGAAGCGGGGCTCATTACATGA